Proteins from a single region of Oncorhynchus clarkii lewisi isolate Uvic-CL-2024 unplaced genomic scaffold, UVic_Ocla_1.0 unplaced_contig_1317_pilon_pilon, whole genome shotgun sequence:
- the LOC139394453 gene encoding F-box/LRR-repeat protein 14, giving the protein METHISCLFPEILAMIFSYLDVRDKGRVAQVCAAWRDASYHKSVWRGVEAKLHLRRANPSLFPSLQARGIRRVQILSLRRSLSYVIQGMPNIESLNLSGCYNLTDNGLGHAFVQEIPSLRVLNLSLCKQITDSSLGRIAQYLKNLEVLELGGCSNITNTGLLLIAWGLHRLKSLNLRSCRHVSDVGIGHLAGMTRSAAEGCLNLEYLTLQDCQKLTDLSLKHISKGLAKLKVLNLSFCGGISDAGMIHLSHMTSLWSLNLRSCDNISDTGIMHLAMGTLRLSGLDMSFCDKIGDQSLAYIAQGLYQLKSLSLCSCHISDDGINRMVRQMHELRTLNIGQCVRITDKGLELIADHLTQLTGIDLYGCTKITKRGLERITQLPCLKVLNLGLWQMTESEKVR; this is encoded by the coding sequence ATGGAGACGCACATATCGTGCCTCTTTCCGGAAATTTTAGCCATGATTTTCAGCTACTTGGATGTAAGGGACAAAGGCAGGGTGGCCCAAGTGTGTGCTGCTTGGAGGGACGCTTCCTACCACAAGTCGGTGTGGAGGGGGGTGGAAGCCAAGCTGCATCTGCGGCGGGCCAATCCTTCTCTCTTCCCCAGCCTACAGGCCCGCGGAATCCGGAGAGTACAGATTCTCAGCCTGCGGCGGAGCCTCAGCTACGTGATCCAGGGGATGCCAAACATCGAGAGCCTGAACCTGAGTGGCTGCTATAACTTAACGGATAACGGCCTGGGCCACGCGTTTGTCCAGGAGATCCCTTCCCTTCGGGTTCTAAACCTTAGTCTGTGTAAGCAGATCACGGACTCCAGCCTGGGCCGGATCGCCCAGTATCTGAAGAACCTGGAGGTTCTGGAACTGGGCGGGTGTAGTAACATCACCAACACGGGGCTGTTGCTCATAGCGTGGGGTTTACACCGGCTCAAGAGCCTCAATCTCCGCAGCTGCCGGCATGTGTCTGACGTGGGCATCGGGCACCTGGCGGGCATGACCCGCAGCGCAGCGGAGGGCTGTCTCAACCTGGAATACCTGACGCTGCAGGACTGTCAGAAACTTACGGATCTGTCCCTCAAGCACATCTCGAAGGGCCTGGCTAAGCTCAAAGTTCTCAACCTGAGTTTCTGTGGCGGGATCTCTGACGCAGGTATGATCCACCTCTCCCACATGACCAGCCTCTGGAGCCTTAACCTGCGCTCGTGCGACAACATCAGTGACACGGGCATCATGCACCTGGCCATGGGCACGCTGCGGCTCTCCGGGCTAGACATGTCCTTCTGTGACAAGATAGGGGACCAGAGTCTGGCTTACATCGCCCAGGGCCTGTACCAGCTCAAATCCCTGTCCCTGTGCTCGTGCCACATTAGTGACGATGGCATCAACAGGATGGTGCGCCAGATGCATGAGCTGAGAACCCTGAACATTGGACAGTGTGTGCGGATTACAGACAAAGGACTGGAGCTCATTGCCGACCACTTGACTCAGTTGACGGGGATCGATCTGTATGGATGTACTAAAATCACGAAACGGGGACTGGAAAGGATAACGCAGCTCCCATGCCTTAAAGTTTTGAATCTGGGACTTTGGCAGATGACAGAGAGTGAAAAAGTGAGGTGA